A portion of the Hoplias malabaricus isolate fHopMal1 chromosome 1, fHopMal1.hap1, whole genome shotgun sequence genome contains these proteins:
- the baz1a gene encoding bromodomain adjacent to zinc finger domain protein 1A isoform X4, producing MPLLHRKPFVKQRPPVDLQPDEEVFLCKVTHEIFRTYDEFFERTILCNSLVWSCAVTGKPGLTYQEALESEKKAKLSLQNFPSALMVPLLHLSSLTHRARLHEICDDIYAFVKERFFPGEIVDIVSRSGARHPYKILEVIPPHSNGPVNGHVTHHMEGDSIVISDSDDESTVTSPKTLKTTLSGKKMKPISPSLFKYKVQPMKPEDCEPVFVRATQMCRKKNIFSRDRLKLLLKQHCEPMNGMIRLKPSTVAKYQLSGQSFCQFFPDEPPVFAFSSPAKGRCRPSNTASPGVMVCNDSPNVMRAAEEKLRLMKQKEEMMAMAHEKAKFKRERVILEAKRKEKEDKERRKEELKKMFEVEKQKRKEEKERMKVEKEREREKIKEEKKKYAEQLRLWNKPREDMECDDLKDLPKPLQVKTRLPSELFGDALMVLEFLKAFGEIFDLKDEFPEGITLEVLEEALVGSDPEGPLCELLFFFLSAIFQVQAEEQEEVAKEQVAEADTKDLSEALDDDADPTQSAISAVASLAAAWPQLNQGCSLKELDLDSCTLSEILRLHILASGAECSSTNAKFRYQKQGGFASTDDPCVELRLSNPGLLKKLSCTAVYDMLPGEKLKILHALCGKLLTLVSTRDFIEDCADEQRAAKMELREIKAEQHRREREEAAIRVRKRKEEKLREQELKLKEKHEKLKEEESRNGTHVEGEEMDTSTESQYGLADHQTEDEGENVQGKSKKAKNGTSKERQINEDEMRESLSPEELQQQQLKEKELLKRIHKAAACTYILPLGRDRFYRRYWLFPAVGALFVEEDFFGLTEDMLEPRPAPEPKTEELSPVQSPMKTEELREEPSPCQDTSPPVNRPNQWAFYSTPADVEQLIESLNSRGHRESALKEALLQEKDRIFHLLSSNSAECYHQSDILPPETKGSNMKSKNGLPPPESPVAAERHMESRLRDLLLDIEDRIFQGTLGAVKTMERSAWRAALECGNYELLCSEPKENGVLNGEEEEPMEIDESHLRVKDRLQELRTESQSAASTSASTPQPVNNNVHLLAQALVQIEQGIERKFLKAPLGEEDSKKDPKTKKKEKKKDDDQSSEKDDGSDCGRQVKTVLERWRESLLGCSSLSQIFLHLSTLERSVIWAKSILNARCKVCRKKGDGENMLLCDGCDRGHHIYCVRPKLKAVPTEDWFCPECRPKQRSHRINSRQRSSIDSDELDDDEESEEDEDSEEEEEDESEDEEEEEEEEEEEKEKERVSKKTAVKLPLQTTKGGRLSSKSKPTESNHSTSRSQQNTPKMTLSASKGGSKSSGKKTTTLSNGKPLPRTGSRSSARLSLEVLGTNGTSAKTNTQPSPAVAHTESKKRPSSAEVSPKSKIVLAPSSSSSIRRSSGRNLGVHELSACEQLTVDLVRHEDSWPFKKLVSRTQVPDYYDIIKKPIALSTIREKVNNCEYQTASEYIADVELMFSNCLEYNPRSTNEAKAGIRLQSFFHSELKRLGLADRMTPPLKRPRL from the exons ATGCCGCTTCTCCACCGAAAGCCCTTCGTCAAACAGAGACCTCCCGTTGATCTCCAGCCGGATGAAGAAGTTTTCCTTTGTAAAGTGACTCACGAAATATTCAGAACTTACGA TGAGTTTTTTGAGAGGACCATCCTTTGTAACAGTTTAGTATGGAGTTGTGCAGTGACAGGCAAGCCTGGGCTGACTTACCAAGAAGCACTGGAGAGTGAGAAGAAGGCCAAGCTTAGTCTTCAGAACTTTCCTTCTGCACTGATGGTACCTCTCTTGCATCTGAGTTCTTTGACTCATCGCGCACGTCTGCATGAGATATGTGATGACATCTATGCTTTTGTCAAAGAGCGGTTCTTTCCTGGGGAAATAGTGGATATTGTGAGTCGCTCTGGTGCAAG ACACCCCTACAAGATCTTAGAAGTCATTCCCCCACATTCCAATGGTCCAGTTAATGGTCATGTCACACACCACATGGAAGGGGATTCCATTGTCAtcagtgacagtgatgatgaGAGCACAGTGACTTCACCAAAAACTCTCAAAACTACACTCAGTGG TAAAAAGATGAAGCCAATTAGCCCATCCTTATTTAAATATAAGGTTCAACCCATGAAGCCAGAAGACTGTGAGCCTGTTTTTGTCAGAGCTACTCAAATGTG TCGTAAGAAGAACATTTTTTCTAGAGACAGACTGAAACTACTTCTCAAACAACATTGTGAACCAATGAATGGGATGATCAGACTCAAA cCATCAACAGTTGCAAAATATCAACTCTCAGGACAAAGTTTCTGTCAGTTCTTCCCAGATGAGCCTCCAGTCTTTGCCTTCAGTTCTCCTGCCAAGGGCAGATGTCGCCCATCCAACACTGCATCTCCTGGGGTG ATGGTTTGCAATGATAGCCCAAATGTGATGCGGGCTGCAGAAGAGAAGTTGAGACTGATgaaacaaaaagaagaaatgaTGGCGATGG CACATGAAAAGGCCAAATTTAAGAGGGAAAGAGTTATTTTGGAGGCCAAGAGGAAAGAGAAGGAAgacaaagaaagaagaaaagaggagcttaaaaaaatgtttgaagtggaaaaacagaaaaggaaagaagagaaggaacgaatgaaggtggagaaggaaaGG GAGCGAGAAAAGATcaaggaggagaaaaagaaatatgCTGAACAGCTCAGGTTGTGGAATAAACCACGAGAGGACATGGAATGTGATGACCTCAAG gacCTACCAAAACCATTGCAGGTGAAGACCCGTCTTCCTTCAGAGCTTTTTGGAGATGCATTGATGGTACTGGAATTCCTGAAGGCATTTGGAGAGATATTTGACTTGAAGGATGAATTCCCTGAAGGAATTACACTAG AGGTTCTGGAGGAGGCTCTGGTGGGCAGTGATCCTGAGGGTCCACTATGCGAgctgcttttctttttcctgtctGCCATTTTTCAGGTTCAGgcagaggagcaggaggaggtgGCTAAAGAGCAAGTGGCAGAAGCAGACACCAAAG ATCTTAGTGAGGCACTGGATGACGATGCTGACCCTACACAGTCTGCCATCAGTGCTGTAGCTTCGCTGGCTGCTGCGTGGCCTCAGCTCAATCAAG GCTGCAGCCTAAAAGAGCTGGATCTTGACAGCTGTACTCTCTCTGAAATCCTGAGGCTGCACATTCTGGCGTCAGGAGCAGAATGCAGCTCCACCAACGCCAAGTTCCGCTACCAGAAGCAGGGGGGGTTTGCCTCAACAGATGACCCCTGTGTGGAGCTTCGACTCTCTAACCCTGGCTTGCTCAAGAAGCTCTCATGTACTGCTGTGTATGATATGCTTCCTG GTGAGAAGTTGAAAATCCTTCATGCTTTGTGTGGGAAACTGCTGACTCTAGTCTCTACAAGAGATTTCATTGAGGACTGTGCTGATGAGCAGAGAGCAGCCAAGATGGAGCTCAGAGAGATCAAAGCAGAACAGCAccgcagagagagggaggaggctGCTATCAG AGTTCgtaagagaaaggaagagaagcTAAGAGAGCAGGAACTGAAACTGAAAGAAAAGCATGAGAAACTCAAAGAAGAGGAATCAAGGAATGGGACACATGTAGAAGG AGAGGAGATGGACACTAGTACAGAAAGTCAGTATGGTCTTGCTGACCATCAGACAGAGGATGAAGGGGAGAACGTACAAGGCAAATCTAAGAAAG CAAAGAATGGCACATCAAAAGAGAGGCAGATTAACGAAGATGAGATGAGAGAAAGTCTAAGTCCAGAGGAGCTCCAGCAGCAACAGCTGAAGGAAAAAGAGCTTTTGAAACGTATCCATAAAGCTGCAGCTTGCACTTACATCCTGCCACTGGGCCGTGACCGCTTCTACCGCCGTTACTGGCTGTTCCCTGCTGTGGGAGCACTTTTTGTTGAGGAAGACTTTTTTGGGCTGACAGAGGACATGTTGGAGCCTCGTCCTGCTCCAGAACCTAAAACGGAAGAGCTCTCTCCTGTCCAGAGCCCTATGAAGACCGAGGAActgagggaagagcccagcccATGTCAGGACACGTCTCCTCCAGTTAACCGGCCTAATCAGTGGGCTTTCTACAGCACCCCTGCTGATGTGGAGCAGCTGATTGAATCTCTTAACTCTAGAGGACACCGGGAGAGCGCTCTTAAAGAAGCTCTACTTCAGGAGAAAGACCGTATCTTTCATCTGCTCAGTAGTAACTCTGCTGAATGCTACCACCAATCAG ATATTTTACCACCAGAGACCAAAGGCAGCAATATGAAGTCCAAGAATGGGCTCCCTCCTCCAGAAAGCCCTGTAGCTGCTGAACGCCACATGGAGAGTCGTCTCAGGGATCTGTTGCTGGACATTGAGGACCGCATTTTTCAGGGAACTCTGGGTGCAGTAAAG ACAATGGAAAGAAGTGCCTGGAGAGCAGCACTGGAGTGTGGTAACTATGAGCTACTCTGTTCTGAACCCAAAGAGAATGGAGTACTCAATGGTGAGGAGGAGGAGCCCATGGAAATAGATGAAAGCCACCTCAGAGTCAAAGACCG GCTGCAGGAGTTAAGGACTGAAAGCCAGAGTGCAGCCTCCACCAGTGCCAGCACACCCCAGCCTGTCAACAACAATGTGCACTTGCTTGCTCAAGCCCTGGTTCAGATAGAGCAGGGCATTGAACGCAAATTCCTCAAAGCTCCACTCG GTGAAGAGGATAGCAAAAAGGACccgaaaacaaagaaaaaggaaaagaaaaaagatgatGACCAGTCTAGTGAGAAGGACG ATGGCAGTGACTGTGGGCGGCAAGTAAAGACAGTACTGGAACGCTGGAGAGAATCTCTGCTTGGCTGTTCCAGCCTCTCTCAGATTTTCCTGCATCTGTCCACCCTGGAACGCAGTGTGATCTGGGCTAAGTCCATCCTTAATGCACGCTGCAAGGTGTGCCGCAAGAAGGGAGATGGTGAGAACATGCTGCTATGTGATGGTTGTGACAGAGGCCATCACATCTACTGTGTACGCCCTAAATTGAAG GCTGTTCCCACCGAAGACTGGTTCTGCCCAGAATGTCGTCCTAAACAACGTTCTCACCGCATAAACTCTCGCCAGAGGTCCTCCATTGACTCTGATGAGCtagatgatgatgaagagtctgaagaagatgaagattctgaggaggaggaagaggatgagtcagaagatgaagaagaggaggaagaggaggaggaggaggagaaagaaaaagaaag AGTTTCTAAGAAGACTGCTGTAAAGCTCCCCCTACAAACCACTAAGGGTGGCCGCTTAAGCAGTAAATCCAAACCCACAGAGTCTAATCATTCCACATCTCGCAGCCAGCAGAACACACCCAAGATGACCCTCTCTGCCAGTAAAGGAGGTTCTAAAAGCTCAGGTAAAAAGACCACCACCTTGTCCAATGGAAAACCACTGCCTCGTACTGGGAGCCGCTCTAGTGCCCGTCTCAGCCTGGAGGTTCTGGGCACCAATGGTACATCAGCTAAAACCAATACACAGCCCAGCCCTGCTGTTGCTCATACAGAGTCCAAGAAAAGACCCAGCTCTG CAGAGGTCTCCCCAAAATCCAAGATCGTCTTGGCTCCAAGCAGCTCCTCATCAATTCGCCGCAGTTCAGGGAGAAATCTTGGTGTTCATGAGCTCTCAGCATGTGAACAACTCACTGTAGACTTGGTGAGGCATGAGGATAGCTGGCCCTTCAAGAAACTGGTTTCTAGGACACAG GTACCAGACTACTATGATATTATCAAGAAGCCCATTGCTTTGAGTACAATCAGGGAAAAGGTCAATAATTGCGAATACCAAACTGCAT CGGAGTATATAGCGGATGTGGAGCTGATGTTCTCTAACTGCCTTGAATACAACCCTCGCAGCACCAATGAAGCAAAAGCTGGTATTAGGCTTCAGTCGTTTTTCCACTCTGAGCTGAAGAGGCTTGGCCTGGCTGATCGTATGACCCCTCCACTGAAGCGACCTAGGCTGTAA
- the baz1a gene encoding bromodomain adjacent to zinc finger domain protein 1A isoform X3 has protein sequence MPLLHRKPFVKQRPPVDLQPDEEVFLCKVTHEIFRTYDEFFERTILCNSLVWSCAVTGKPGLTYQEALESEKKAKLSLQNFPSALMVPLLHLSSLTHRARLHEICDDIYAFVKERFFPGEIVDIVSRSGARHPYKILEVIPPHSNGPVNGHVTHHMEGDSIVISDSDDESTVTSPKTLKTTLSGKKMKPISPSLFKYKVQPMKPEDCEPVFVRATQMCRKKNIFSRDRLKLLLKQHCEPMNGMIRLKPSTVAKYQLSGQSFCQFFPDEPPVFAFSSPAKGRCRPSNTASPGVMVCNDSPNVMRAAEEKLRLMKQKEEMMAMAHEKAKFKRERVILEAKRKEKEDKERRKEELKKMFEVEKQKRKEEKERMKVEKEREREKIKEEKKKYAEQLRLWNKPREDMECDDLKDLPKPLQVKTRLPSELFGDALMVLEFLKAFGEIFDLKDEFPEGITLEVLEEALVGSDPEGPLCELLFFFLSAIFQVQAEEQEEVAKEQVAEADTKDLSEALDDDADPTQSAISAVASLAAAWPQLNQGCSLKELDLDSCTLSEILRLHILASGAECSSTNAKFRYQKQGGFASTDDPCVELRLSNPGLLKKLSCTAVYDMLPGEKLKILHALCGKLLTLVSTRDFIEDCADEQRAAKMELREIKAEQHRREREEAAIRVRKRKEEKLREQELKLKEKHEKLKEEESRNGTHVEGEEMDTSTESQYGLADHQTEDEGENVQGKSKKAKNGTSKERQINEDEMRESLSPEELQQQQLKEKELLKRIHKAAACTYILPLGRDRFYRRYWLFPAVGALFVEEDFFGLTEDMLEPRPAPEPKTEELSPVQSPMKTEELREEPSPCQDTSPPVNRPNQWAFYSTPADVEQLIESLNSRGHRESALKEALLQEKDRIFHLLSSNSAECYHQSETKGSNMKSKNGLPPPESPVAAERHMESRLRDLLLDIEDRIFQGTLGAVKTMERSAWRAALECGNYELLCSEPKENGVLNGEEEEPMEIDESHLRVKDRLQELRTESQSAASTSASTPQPVNNNVHLLAQALVQIEQGIERKFLKAPLGEEDSKKDPKTKKKEKKKDDDQSSEKDDGSDCGRQVKTVLERWRESLLGCSSLSQIFLHLSTLERSVIWAKSILNARCKVCRKKGDGENMLLCDGCDRGHHIYCVRPKLKAVPTEDWFCPECRPKQRSHRINSRQRSSIDSDELDDDEESEEDEDSEEEEEDESEDEEEEEEEEEEEKEKESFCYFPRVSKKTAVKLPLQTTKGGRLSSKSKPTESNHSTSRSQQNTPKMTLSASKGGSKSSGKKTTTLSNGKPLPRTGSRSSARLSLEVLGTNGTSAKTNTQPSPAVAHTESKKRPSSAEVSPKSKIVLAPSSSSSIRRSSGRNLGVHELSACEQLTVDLVRHEDSWPFKKLVSRTQVPDYYDIIKKPIALSTIREKVNNCEYQTASEYIADVELMFSNCLEYNPRSTNEAKAGIRLQSFFHSELKRLGLADRMTPPLKRPRL, from the exons ATGCCGCTTCTCCACCGAAAGCCCTTCGTCAAACAGAGACCTCCCGTTGATCTCCAGCCGGATGAAGAAGTTTTCCTTTGTAAAGTGACTCACGAAATATTCAGAACTTACGA TGAGTTTTTTGAGAGGACCATCCTTTGTAACAGTTTAGTATGGAGTTGTGCAGTGACAGGCAAGCCTGGGCTGACTTACCAAGAAGCACTGGAGAGTGAGAAGAAGGCCAAGCTTAGTCTTCAGAACTTTCCTTCTGCACTGATGGTACCTCTCTTGCATCTGAGTTCTTTGACTCATCGCGCACGTCTGCATGAGATATGTGATGACATCTATGCTTTTGTCAAAGAGCGGTTCTTTCCTGGGGAAATAGTGGATATTGTGAGTCGCTCTGGTGCAAG ACACCCCTACAAGATCTTAGAAGTCATTCCCCCACATTCCAATGGTCCAGTTAATGGTCATGTCACACACCACATGGAAGGGGATTCCATTGTCAtcagtgacagtgatgatgaGAGCACAGTGACTTCACCAAAAACTCTCAAAACTACACTCAGTGG TAAAAAGATGAAGCCAATTAGCCCATCCTTATTTAAATATAAGGTTCAACCCATGAAGCCAGAAGACTGTGAGCCTGTTTTTGTCAGAGCTACTCAAATGTG TCGTAAGAAGAACATTTTTTCTAGAGACAGACTGAAACTACTTCTCAAACAACATTGTGAACCAATGAATGGGATGATCAGACTCAAA cCATCAACAGTTGCAAAATATCAACTCTCAGGACAAAGTTTCTGTCAGTTCTTCCCAGATGAGCCTCCAGTCTTTGCCTTCAGTTCTCCTGCCAAGGGCAGATGTCGCCCATCCAACACTGCATCTCCTGGGGTG ATGGTTTGCAATGATAGCCCAAATGTGATGCGGGCTGCAGAAGAGAAGTTGAGACTGATgaaacaaaaagaagaaatgaTGGCGATGG CACATGAAAAGGCCAAATTTAAGAGGGAAAGAGTTATTTTGGAGGCCAAGAGGAAAGAGAAGGAAgacaaagaaagaagaaaagaggagcttaaaaaaatgtttgaagtggaaaaacagaaaaggaaagaagagaaggaacgaatgaaggtggagaaggaaaGG GAGCGAGAAAAGATcaaggaggagaaaaagaaatatgCTGAACAGCTCAGGTTGTGGAATAAACCACGAGAGGACATGGAATGTGATGACCTCAAG gacCTACCAAAACCATTGCAGGTGAAGACCCGTCTTCCTTCAGAGCTTTTTGGAGATGCATTGATGGTACTGGAATTCCTGAAGGCATTTGGAGAGATATTTGACTTGAAGGATGAATTCCCTGAAGGAATTACACTAG AGGTTCTGGAGGAGGCTCTGGTGGGCAGTGATCCTGAGGGTCCACTATGCGAgctgcttttctttttcctgtctGCCATTTTTCAGGTTCAGgcagaggagcaggaggaggtgGCTAAAGAGCAAGTGGCAGAAGCAGACACCAAAG ATCTTAGTGAGGCACTGGATGACGATGCTGACCCTACACAGTCTGCCATCAGTGCTGTAGCTTCGCTGGCTGCTGCGTGGCCTCAGCTCAATCAAG GCTGCAGCCTAAAAGAGCTGGATCTTGACAGCTGTACTCTCTCTGAAATCCTGAGGCTGCACATTCTGGCGTCAGGAGCAGAATGCAGCTCCACCAACGCCAAGTTCCGCTACCAGAAGCAGGGGGGGTTTGCCTCAACAGATGACCCCTGTGTGGAGCTTCGACTCTCTAACCCTGGCTTGCTCAAGAAGCTCTCATGTACTGCTGTGTATGATATGCTTCCTG GTGAGAAGTTGAAAATCCTTCATGCTTTGTGTGGGAAACTGCTGACTCTAGTCTCTACAAGAGATTTCATTGAGGACTGTGCTGATGAGCAGAGAGCAGCCAAGATGGAGCTCAGAGAGATCAAAGCAGAACAGCAccgcagagagagggaggaggctGCTATCAG AGTTCgtaagagaaaggaagagaagcTAAGAGAGCAGGAACTGAAACTGAAAGAAAAGCATGAGAAACTCAAAGAAGAGGAATCAAGGAATGGGACACATGTAGAAGG AGAGGAGATGGACACTAGTACAGAAAGTCAGTATGGTCTTGCTGACCATCAGACAGAGGATGAAGGGGAGAACGTACAAGGCAAATCTAAGAAAG CAAAGAATGGCACATCAAAAGAGAGGCAGATTAACGAAGATGAGATGAGAGAAAGTCTAAGTCCAGAGGAGCTCCAGCAGCAACAGCTGAAGGAAAAAGAGCTTTTGAAACGTATCCATAAAGCTGCAGCTTGCACTTACATCCTGCCACTGGGCCGTGACCGCTTCTACCGCCGTTACTGGCTGTTCCCTGCTGTGGGAGCACTTTTTGTTGAGGAAGACTTTTTTGGGCTGACAGAGGACATGTTGGAGCCTCGTCCTGCTCCAGAACCTAAAACGGAAGAGCTCTCTCCTGTCCAGAGCCCTATGAAGACCGAGGAActgagggaagagcccagcccATGTCAGGACACGTCTCCTCCAGTTAACCGGCCTAATCAGTGGGCTTTCTACAGCACCCCTGCTGATGTGGAGCAGCTGATTGAATCTCTTAACTCTAGAGGACACCGGGAGAGCGCTCTTAAAGAAGCTCTACTTCAGGAGAAAGACCGTATCTTTCATCTGCTCAGTAGTAACTCTGCTGAATGCTACCACCAATCAG AGACCAAAGGCAGCAATATGAAGTCCAAGAATGGGCTCCCTCCTCCAGAAAGCCCTGTAGCTGCTGAACGCCACATGGAGAGTCGTCTCAGGGATCTGTTGCTGGACATTGAGGACCGCATTTTTCAGGGAACTCTGGGTGCAGTAAAG ACAATGGAAAGAAGTGCCTGGAGAGCAGCACTGGAGTGTGGTAACTATGAGCTACTCTGTTCTGAACCCAAAGAGAATGGAGTACTCAATGGTGAGGAGGAGGAGCCCATGGAAATAGATGAAAGCCACCTCAGAGTCAAAGACCG GCTGCAGGAGTTAAGGACTGAAAGCCAGAGTGCAGCCTCCACCAGTGCCAGCACACCCCAGCCTGTCAACAACAATGTGCACTTGCTTGCTCAAGCCCTGGTTCAGATAGAGCAGGGCATTGAACGCAAATTCCTCAAAGCTCCACTCG GTGAAGAGGATAGCAAAAAGGACccgaaaacaaagaaaaaggaaaagaaaaaagatgatGACCAGTCTAGTGAGAAGGACG ATGGCAGTGACTGTGGGCGGCAAGTAAAGACAGTACTGGAACGCTGGAGAGAATCTCTGCTTGGCTGTTCCAGCCTCTCTCAGATTTTCCTGCATCTGTCCACCCTGGAACGCAGTGTGATCTGGGCTAAGTCCATCCTTAATGCACGCTGCAAGGTGTGCCGCAAGAAGGGAGATGGTGAGAACATGCTGCTATGTGATGGTTGTGACAGAGGCCATCACATCTACTGTGTACGCCCTAAATTGAAG GCTGTTCCCACCGAAGACTGGTTCTGCCCAGAATGTCGTCCTAAACAACGTTCTCACCGCATAAACTCTCGCCAGAGGTCCTCCATTGACTCTGATGAGCtagatgatgatgaagagtctgaagaagatgaagattctgaggaggaggaagaggatgagtcagaagatgaagaagaggaggaagaggaggaggaggaggagaaagaaaaagaaag TTTTTGCTATTTCCCTAGAGTTTCTAAGAAGACTGCTGTAAAGCTCCCCCTACAAACCACTAAGGGTGGCCGCTTAAGCAGTAAATCCAAACCCACAGAGTCTAATCATTCCACATCTCGCAGCCAGCAGAACACACCCAAGATGACCCTCTCTGCCAGTAAAGGAGGTTCTAAAAGCTCAGGTAAAAAGACCACCACCTTGTCCAATGGAAAACCACTGCCTCGTACTGGGAGCCGCTCTAGTGCCCGTCTCAGCCTGGAGGTTCTGGGCACCAATGGTACATCAGCTAAAACCAATACACAGCCCAGCCCTGCTGTTGCTCATACAGAGTCCAAGAAAAGACCCAGCTCTG CAGAGGTCTCCCCAAAATCCAAGATCGTCTTGGCTCCAAGCAGCTCCTCATCAATTCGCCGCAGTTCAGGGAGAAATCTTGGTGTTCATGAGCTCTCAGCATGTGAACAACTCACTGTAGACTTGGTGAGGCATGAGGATAGCTGGCCCTTCAAGAAACTGGTTTCTAGGACACAG GTACCAGACTACTATGATATTATCAAGAAGCCCATTGCTTTGAGTACAATCAGGGAAAAGGTCAATAATTGCGAATACCAAACTGCAT CGGAGTATATAGCGGATGTGGAGCTGATGTTCTCTAACTGCCTTGAATACAACCCTCGCAGCACCAATGAAGCAAAAGCTGGTATTAGGCTTCAGTCGTTTTTCCACTCTGAGCTGAAGAGGCTTGGCCTGGCTGATCGTATGACCCCTCCACTGAAGCGACCTAGGCTGTAA